TGAGCAAGCAGTTTGCCGGCTGATAACTGAATTAGGAATATAGAAAGAGGGGATAGCATAAAATATTAATTAAGCGCTTTGAATCAAGGTAATGATTTTAAAAGTAAAACATTAACTTATTGAGGAGAGAAAATGTTTAATCTTAACAGGGGCATGTTTTTTACTATCTTAGTAATAGCAGCCGCGCTATTTATTTCAAGCATAAGTCTTGCACAATTTGTGAGCGCGAAAACCATCTCGCTTAATGATGCGCTAAGTGAAATCAATATTAGCATTGTAAACGACTCAACCTATGCTTGTCATGGTGAAGGAAATGCTATGTTTGATGCATCAACACAGAACATTCCAGGGGCAAATTTTACTTTAGGAGAGTATGATAGCTATGAGATATCTGCTGGAGGCGATACTACGGGATATAATCCGGCAGTTCCAACACTATGTTTTAATGTCTGTGTACCGACAACATTTATTGATCAGATAAACGCAGGCATTCCTCTTTTGGATAGAATCAGATTAAATTCAACACTTGTTCCGCTTGAAAATCCTACAGGTAAACTTGTAAGACCCTCGCAGGACTTCAAAGGATGGGCTTCAAAAGATTCTACTGGAGTTAACTACGCCCCTCAAATGATAGAATACGGCCCTGCTCGGCTAGCTGATCCGGCACATTATCAGCAACTAAACAATTTTCCTGAGATGAGCGCCAGTGTCGTTCATATTTCCGTGCTGCGAAATATTGGCATTATTGGTTTCGAAATACCACTGGCGCAGTATAATGGAGCAGAGTGGTTCAAACTAAGCAACGCAAGCCTGGATATTCCAATATATGATATACAGCATGTTCCCCCAATTGATAAAAAGAATTTGTATCATGGAAACCACAATGGCTATAACACCCAAGACACATGCTATATAACTTGGATGTCGGAGCGGTTTCCATTCTTTGAAGAAGATATAAGGCACCTTTTTATAAATTCAGGGGACTATAACCGTTACAAACAACCAATACAATTGGACATACCTCCAAATTTGGACAATTTATATCAATCTTTGTGGATAATACCTGATACAACCTATCAGCTTTATGCAAATGAACTTCACGAATTCTTGATAAAAATTGGTATCCCTAACATGATTTTAACTATGGATGAATTGCAGAATACTGCACCGGAATGGAGCAGACTGCAGGATAAACTCAAAAGCCTTATATTTTCCATGCACTGGAATAGCGGTTTGGTAGATGTAACGATTGTGGACGGAAGACTATGGGATGAAAGTCCAATTTATCAACATCTATTTAATGGTAATACTAATCAAAATCCTGTACCCCCCCCTGATAATGTAAGAGATATCATATTGGCCAACTCGGTCTATTATGGCGACGTAACTCTCCCTATCGCTTTATGGGATTCTGACGGCGATGGAAACTATGGGGAATCTACGCATGATAGTTGGGATATTGGAGCAGAAGTACAAGTCGGAAATGTGCCAGCAAGAACTCCATACGAATTTGATATATATATTGATAATTTAAAAGACTATCTTCTCAATGGACCAGGAGTATCTGAATTTAGAGCAAGAGTTTTTTGCCACGACCAAATGACAGATTATTATGATCAAGAAAATATGGTGTTTGATTTCCTTCCGCGACACAAATTCGCAGATATTGATACAATAAGCGGAGTGGAACCGGATGGAAATGCTAACCCTACTAATGGACCTACTGCTTCAAATGAAATGGATCACATGTCGTTTTGGTCAGATATAACCTTTTGGACGAACTTATCGCATGGAAATTATGATAGTTGGACTGCTTGTACTGACGATTATAATCATGAGGACAGGTCAATGGTATGTTCTAATATTGGAGACTACAATTGGTGGGAGGATAATTGGCCTGGAACAGGCCCTGGTACCATAACTGACCTTGCTAATACTAATTACTATTCATTGCTATATACCATAAGCTGTGGCGGCGCAATTTATGATTTGGAATGGCAAGCCATGTGCTCAAGGCTGTTATTCCAACAAAACGGCGGAACCATCGCAAATGTTGGTATGAGCAGATATGGTTGGTGCCTTAGTAGTTATGTTCAATGTCGAATCTTCTGGAATGAGCTTTTCAATGTAAACGGCGGCTTTCTGGGATGCAGGGCTATGAACAATAGTAAGCTTACTCCAGGATATCATTCGGATGATTATAATGAAAACTGGATGGGTTATGCAGGTCTCCGTATTTGGACTGATATACCGGAACA
Above is a window of Candidatus Zixiibacteriota bacterium DNA encoding:
- a CDS encoding T9SS type A sorting domain-containing protein yields the protein MFNLNRGMFFTILVIAAALFISSISLAQFVSAKTISLNDALSEINISIVNDSTYACHGEGNAMFDASTQNIPGANFTLGEYDSYEISAGGDTTGYNPAVPTLCFNVCVPTTFIDQINAGIPLLDRIRLNSTLVPLENPTGKLVRPSQDFKGWASKDSTGVNYAPQMIEYGPARLADPAHYQQLNNFPEMSASVVHISVLRNIGIIGFEIPLAQYNGAEWFKLSNASLDIPIYDIQHVPPIDKKNLYHGNHNGYNTQDTCYITWMSERFPFFEEDIRHLFINSGDYNRYKQPIQLDIPPNLDNLYQSLWIIPDTTYQLYANELHEFLIKIGIPNMILTMDELQNTAPEWSRLQDKLKSLIFSMHWNSGLVDVTIVDGRLWDESPIYQHLFNGNTNQNPVPPPDNVRDIILANSVYYGDVTLPIALWDSDGDGNYGESTHDSWDIGAEVQVGNVPARTPYEFDIYIDNLKDYLLNGPGVSEFRARVFCHDQMTDYYDQENMVFDFLPRHKFADIDTISGVEPDGNANPTNGPTASNEMDHMSFWSDITFWTNLSHGNYDSWTACTDDYNHEDRSMVCSNIGDYNWWEDNWPGTGPGTITDLANTNYYSLLYTISCGGAIYDLEWQAMCSRLLFQQNGGTIANVGMSRYGWCLSSYVQCRIFWNELFNVNGGFLGCRAMNNSKLTPGYHSDDYNENWMGYAGLRIWTDIPEQFAIDCPTSMNGDTLWFDDVIITAAGHAPPSDVIVCVWKGSGEEFQWKYGVTTPDGHIVDLHENEFFFVPVYPNPAPQTYPVSIWVSAVHSADHNFLPLQHTFTHEIQPLPNPKAAVDPNLPERYALHPSYPNPFNNTAIIKFDLPEGCRVSIVVFNIVGQKVKTLVDDDMIAGYHQVSLDASRMSSGAYFYKIKAEKFTDIKKMVLLK